The Sorangiineae bacterium MSr11367 genome window below encodes:
- a CDS encoding Uma2 family endonuclease has translation MNSVSVEEIAPDQIRPLLRVEYDRLVAAGAFEGERLELLRGRLVLMSPQEGPHASTTSRLQDLLVPRLLGQAQVRIQLPLSLGDDSEPEPDVAVVALGDYDYEHPHAALWVIEVSDSSLKKDRQLKPGIYAEADIRDYWIVNLVERIIEVHREPRAGAYQTITRYREGDTIAPLAFSDLSIEVSRILPRKA, from the coding sequence ATGAACTCTGTTTCCGTCGAGGAGATTGCGCCGGACCAGATTCGTCCCCTGCTTCGAGTCGAGTACGATCGACTGGTGGCAGCCGGGGCGTTCGAGGGAGAACGCCTCGAGTTGCTGCGTGGTAGGCTCGTGCTCATGAGTCCGCAGGAGGGCCCCCACGCCTCAACCACGTCGCGCCTGCAAGATCTGCTGGTGCCGCGTCTGCTAGGGCAGGCGCAAGTGCGGATTCAGTTACCTCTTTCGCTCGGCGATGATTCCGAGCCGGAACCCGATGTCGCCGTCGTTGCGCTGGGCGACTACGACTACGAGCATCCTCACGCAGCTCTCTGGGTCATCGAGGTGTCCGACTCGAGCCTGAAAAAGGATCGCCAGCTCAAGCCGGGCATCTACGCCGAGGCGGACATCCGCGATTATTGGATCGTGAACCTCGTGGAACGCATCATCGAGGTGCACCGCGAGCCGCGTGCGGGCGCCTATCAAACGATCACACGCTACCGCGAAGGCGACACGATCGCGCCCCTCGCCTTCTCGGATCTGTCGATCGAGGTCTCGCGTATTCTGCCGCGCAAGGCGTGA
- the ppdK gene encoding pyruvate, phosphate dikinase — MTKRVFFFGEGKAEGDSKRRDLLGGKGAGLAEMTGLGLPVPPGLTISTEVCTAYFANPKEPGLPEGVDAEIAEALKKVEASTGMTFGDPENPLLVSVRSGARASMPGMMDTILNLGLNDACAEGLAKKTGDARFAYDAYRRFIAMYSDVALEIAREPFNTALDKLRVKTAQAKGHDVTRINAEELKKKVPDSELSAEDLKALVVEFKAIVKSASGKDFPSDPLEQLRGAIRAVFKSWNTHRAIVYRRMHDIPDSWGTACNVQAMVFGNLGDTSATGVAFTRNPSTGEKKLFGEWLPKAQGEDVVAGIRTPFPIDGSPDSLELKMPDAYRALTKICDTLEAHFRDMQDLEFTIQSGKLYMLQCRSGKRTSRAAVRIAVEQCKEKLITEEEAILRVDASSLDQLLHPTLDPKAPKKFLARGLAASPGAAVGHIVFSADEAEKRASQGKPVILVRIETSPEDIHGMKAARGIITSRGGMTSHAAVIARGMGKACIAGCSAASINYAEEKMTISVYDDAGRQAEVVTLKKGDIVTIDGSSGTIYAGEVPTIPAALAGEFGELMAWADKVRTMKVRANADTPLDARTARSFGAEGIGLCRTEHMFFDEERISAMREMILSDDVQSRERALAKLIPFQRADFVGIFQEMRGLKVTIRLLDPPLHEFLPNDPKQLQQLSRTMGVSVERLQERTKDLHEFNPMLGHRGCRLAVTYPEIYAMQVRAILEAAAQVASEGTEVYPEIMIPLAITAGELDRMRVIVDKVAAEVFAGANGKAAVPFSFGTMVELPRAAIVADELAKVAEFFSFGTNDLTQSAMGLSRDDAGKFLPAYVESGLLPKDPFVSIDTEGVGALVKLAVERGRKTRPDIKLGICGEHGGDPASCHFFQAVGLDYVSCSPFRVPIARLAVSQAALRLRAKPA; from the coding sequence ATGACCAAAAGGGTTTTCTTCTTTGGGGAGGGGAAGGCCGAAGGAGACAGCAAGCGGCGCGATCTCCTGGGTGGCAAAGGTGCCGGCCTGGCCGAGATGACGGGATTGGGGCTTCCTGTCCCGCCCGGTTTGACCATCTCCACGGAAGTGTGCACGGCTTACTTCGCCAATCCGAAGGAGCCGGGGCTGCCCGAAGGCGTCGATGCGGAGATCGCGGAAGCGCTGAAGAAGGTGGAAGCCTCCACCGGGATGACGTTCGGCGATCCGGAGAATCCGCTGCTGGTCAGTGTGCGCTCGGGCGCGCGCGCGTCGATGCCCGGCATGATGGACACGATTCTGAACCTCGGCCTGAACGACGCGTGTGCCGAGGGCCTGGCGAAAAAGACGGGCGATGCGCGCTTCGCGTACGACGCCTACCGCCGCTTCATCGCGATGTACTCCGACGTCGCGCTGGAGATCGCGCGCGAGCCGTTCAACACGGCGCTCGACAAACTGCGCGTGAAGACGGCGCAGGCCAAGGGCCATGATGTCACGCGCATCAACGCGGAAGAGCTCAAGAAGAAGGTGCCCGACTCGGAGCTGTCTGCCGAGGATTTGAAGGCCCTCGTCGTCGAGTTCAAGGCCATCGTGAAGAGCGCCTCGGGCAAGGACTTCCCCAGCGACCCGCTGGAGCAGCTGCGCGGGGCCATCCGCGCGGTGTTCAAGTCGTGGAACACGCACCGGGCCATCGTCTACCGCCGCATGCACGACATCCCCGATTCGTGGGGAACTGCATGCAATGTGCAAGCAATGGTGTTCGGCAATCTGGGCGACACCAGCGCCACCGGCGTGGCCTTCACGCGCAACCCGTCGACCGGCGAGAAGAAGCTGTTCGGCGAGTGGCTGCCCAAGGCCCAGGGTGAGGACGTCGTCGCAGGCATTCGCACGCCATTCCCCATCGACGGCTCGCCGGATTCGCTCGAGCTGAAGATGCCCGACGCGTACCGCGCGCTGACCAAGATTTGCGACACGCTCGAGGCTCATTTCCGCGACATGCAGGACCTCGAGTTCACGATCCAATCGGGCAAGCTGTACATGCTGCAGTGCCGCTCGGGAAAGCGCACGAGCCGCGCGGCGGTGCGCATTGCCGTGGAGCAGTGCAAGGAGAAGCTCATCACGGAAGAGGAAGCGATCCTCCGCGTGGATGCGAGCTCGCTCGATCAGCTGCTGCACCCGACGTTGGATCCCAAGGCGCCGAAGAAGTTCCTCGCACGCGGCCTCGCGGCGAGCCCCGGTGCGGCCGTGGGCCACATCGTCTTCAGCGCCGACGAGGCGGAGAAGCGCGCGAGCCAGGGCAAGCCGGTCATCTTGGTGCGCATCGAGACGTCGCCGGAGGACATCCACGGCATGAAGGCGGCGCGCGGCATCATCACGTCGCGCGGCGGCATGACGAGCCACGCGGCGGTCATCGCGCGCGGCATGGGCAAGGCCTGCATCGCCGGGTGCTCGGCCGCGAGCATCAACTACGCGGAAGAGAAGATGACCATCAGCGTCTACGACGACGCAGGCCGCCAGGCCGAGGTGGTGACCCTGAAGAAGGGCGACATCGTGACCATCGACGGCTCGTCGGGCACGATTTACGCGGGCGAGGTGCCCACGATTCCGGCCGCGCTCGCGGGCGAATTCGGGGAGCTCATGGCCTGGGCGGACAAGGTTCGCACCATGAAGGTGCGCGCCAACGCCGACACGCCGCTCGATGCGCGCACGGCGCGTTCGTTCGGCGCCGAGGGCATCGGCCTTTGCCGCACGGAGCACATGTTCTTCGACGAGGAACGCATCAGCGCCATGCGCGAGATGATCCTTTCCGACGACGTGCAATCGCGCGAGCGCGCGCTGGCGAAGCTGATTCCGTTCCAGCGGGCGGACTTCGTGGGCATCTTCCAGGAGATGCGCGGGCTCAAGGTGACGATCCGCCTGCTCGACCCGCCGCTGCACGAGTTCTTGCCGAACGATCCGAAGCAGCTGCAGCAACTGTCGCGCACGATGGGTGTGTCGGTGGAGCGGCTGCAGGAGCGCACGAAGGACCTGCACGAGTTCAACCCGATGCTCGGGCACCGTGGTTGCCGGCTCGCGGTCACCTACCCCGAGATTTACGCGATGCAGGTGCGCGCCATCCTCGAGGCGGCGGCGCAGGTCGCTTCCGAGGGGACCGAGGTGTATCCGGAGATCATGATTCCGCTGGCCATCACGGCGGGCGAACTCGATCGGATGCGCGTCATCGTCGACAAGGTGGCGGCGGAGGTCTTCGCGGGGGCAAACGGGAAAGCTGCCGTCCCCTTCTCCTTCGGCACCATGGTCGAGCTTCCGCGCGCGGCCATCGTCGCGGACGAATTGGCAAAGGTGGCGGAGTTCTTCTCCTTCGGGACGAACGATTTGACCCAATCGGCCATGGGCCTTTCGCGTGACGATGCAGGGAAGTTCCTGCCTGCGTACGTGGAGTCGGGCCTTCTGCCGAAGGATCCCTTCGTGTCCATCGACACCGAGGGCGTCGGAGCACTGGTGAAGCTCGCCGTCGAACGCGGACGCAAGACGCGGCCCGATATCAAATTGGGCATCTGCGGCGAACATGGCGGCGATCCCGCGTCGTGCCACTTCTTCCAAGCGGTGGGACTCGATTACGTGAGCTGCTCCCCGTTCCGCGTGCCCATCGCGCGCCTCGCGGTTTCGCAGGCGGCCCTGCGCCTGCGCGCGAAGCCCGCCTAG
- the glyS gene encoding glycine--tRNA ligase subunit beta: MTRPTLLLEIGVEELPSSFVDAALAALPTLVKDKLASLRLSHGNVYALGTPRRLAVLVHELAPAQTSLDEEVIGPPETAAFKDGKPTRAAEAFAAKVGVPASELTVVEKAAGPKQKPGRYVVARRQEQGREATALLGDAFAEICGAIPFRKSMRWGSGDATFGRPVQWLVLLLGDTVIDATFAGVKSDRKTFGHRFLAPGTLNIANADGYVETLRGAHVLVDRDERARTMMEGVARAAKELGGAYDPDPSLVAENASLVEEPHTVVGSFSPAFLALPAAVIRAAARGHQKYFCVEKSPDELLPHYLTVVNTANRPDKIARGNDSVMRARLSDARFFFEEDKKVNVEARVEKLSGIVFVNKLGTVRDKVARIEKLAARIAERLGLPADALAKVPRAAHLAKNDLVTLMVGEFPELQGHMGRVYALHSGEDAAVADAIRDHYRPVGADDGIPPADVARAVALADRLDTLVGCFAIGLSPTGTADPYALRRATIALLRILIESAEENPAYGALHVGELVGLAYELFADKKLDLGRDETVTKVSEFARDRLRNLMATRTSSQVADAVLAGYAFVSGGEAPIESYPFFAMAKARALQAVVSSGAPWLEKARTVAKRLNGISKDAKPVLHPKDVFLSSDKDATIHDVVRAIESVTASLDHERAVSSALHQAEELAKRIDEIFVSTLVNDPNDANTPKRLELLSYGAKSMLRIGDFSKLG; this comes from the coding sequence ATGACACGACCTACGCTGCTTCTGGAGATTGGCGTCGAGGAACTTCCCTCGTCCTTCGTCGATGCTGCGCTCGCCGCGCTTCCCACCTTGGTGAAGGACAAGCTCGCGAGCCTTCGCCTTTCGCATGGCAATGTCTATGCGCTGGGCACCCCGCGACGGCTCGCCGTGCTGGTGCACGAACTGGCGCCGGCGCAAACGAGCCTCGACGAGGAGGTCATCGGCCCGCCGGAAACCGCCGCGTTCAAGGATGGAAAGCCTACCCGCGCCGCGGAGGCCTTTGCCGCCAAGGTGGGCGTGCCCGCCTCGGAGCTCACGGTGGTGGAAAAGGCCGCGGGCCCGAAGCAAAAGCCCGGGCGCTACGTGGTGGCGCGGCGCCAGGAGCAAGGACGCGAAGCCACGGCGCTTTTGGGCGACGCGTTCGCCGAGATCTGCGGGGCCATTCCCTTCCGCAAATCGATGCGGTGGGGTTCGGGCGATGCGACGTTCGGGCGTCCCGTGCAATGGCTGGTGCTGCTCTTGGGCGACACGGTCATCGATGCGACGTTCGCGGGCGTGAAGAGCGACCGAAAGACCTTCGGGCACCGCTTCTTGGCGCCGGGCACGCTGAACATCGCCAATGCCGACGGCTACGTCGAGACGTTGCGCGGCGCGCACGTGCTGGTCGATCGCGACGAGCGTGCGCGCACCATGATGGAGGGCGTGGCCCGCGCGGCGAAGGAACTGGGCGGCGCGTACGATCCCGATCCATCGCTGGTAGCGGAGAACGCGTCGCTGGTCGAGGAGCCCCACACCGTGGTGGGAAGCTTCTCGCCGGCGTTTCTCGCGCTTCCGGCGGCGGTCATTCGCGCGGCGGCGCGCGGGCACCAGAAGTACTTCTGCGTGGAAAAGAGCCCGGACGAGCTTTTGCCGCACTACCTCACCGTGGTGAACACGGCGAATCGGCCGGACAAAATCGCGCGGGGCAATGACTCGGTCATGCGCGCCCGGTTGTCGGACGCGCGGTTCTTCTTCGAGGAGGACAAAAAGGTCAACGTCGAGGCCCGCGTCGAGAAGCTCTCGGGCATCGTGTTCGTCAACAAGCTCGGCACGGTGCGCGACAAGGTGGCGCGCATCGAAAAGCTCGCCGCGCGCATCGCCGAGCGCCTCGGGCTGCCGGCCGACGCGCTAGCCAAGGTGCCGCGCGCGGCGCACCTCGCGAAGAACGATCTCGTCACGCTGATGGTCGGCGAGTTTCCCGAGCTGCAAGGCCACATGGGCCGCGTCTACGCGCTCCATTCGGGCGAGGACGCCGCCGTGGCGGACGCGATCCGCGATCATTATCGCCCCGTGGGCGCCGACGATGGCATTCCCCCCGCCGACGTGGCCCGCGCGGTCGCCTTGGCGGATCGCCTGGACACGTTGGTCGGGTGTTTCGCCATCGGCCTCTCGCCTACGGGCACGGCCGACCCGTATGCCCTGCGCCGGGCGACGATCGCGCTGCTGCGCATCTTGATCGAGTCGGCGGAGGAGAACCCGGCCTACGGCGCCCTGCACGTGGGCGAGCTCGTGGGGCTTGCCTACGAGCTGTTCGCCGACAAGAAGCTGGACCTGGGGCGCGACGAAACGGTCACCAAGGTCAGTGAGTTCGCGCGCGATCGCCTGCGCAACTTGATGGCCACGCGCACCAGCTCGCAGGTGGCCGACGCCGTCCTTGCGGGGTACGCCTTCGTGTCGGGCGGCGAGGCGCCCATCGAGAGCTATCCGTTCTTCGCGATGGCGAAGGCCCGCGCATTGCAGGCGGTCGTGAGCTCGGGAGCACCCTGGCTCGAAAAAGCACGCACCGTGGCGAAACGCCTCAATGGAATCAGCAAAGACGCGAAGCCCGTCCTGCATCCGAAGGACGTCTTCCTCTCGTCCGACAAGGACGCGACCATCCACGATGTCGTGCGCGCGATCGAGTCGGTGACGGCGAGCTTGGACCATGAGCGCGCCGTTTCCAGCGCCTTGCACCAGGCCGAGGAGCTCGCGAAACGCATCGACGAGATCTTCGTTTCGACACTGGTGAACGACCCCAACGACGCGAACACGCCCAAGCGTCTCGAGCTTCTCTCGTATGGGGCCAAGAGCATGCTGCGCATCGGCGACTTCTCGAAACTAGGGTGA
- the ruvB gene encoding Holliday junction branch migration DNA helicase RuvB, producing MASTKSRSKTPPEAPVDRALDAAVQGDDVRFDRTLRPQRFDDYIGQSKHKENLRVFVEAARQRGEPLDHLLLCGPPGLGKTTLAQILAHEMGVELHMTNGPVVEHKGSLAGLLTKLQPRDILFIDEIHRLNPVVEESLYPAMEDFRIDVMTGEGAFSSSLQIPVSPFTLVGATTRTGLLTAPLFSRFGHVLRLDFYPPEDLARIVMRSAGLLEVTIDPRAADEIALRSRGTPRIANRLLRRVRDFAQVLGTGKIDIPIVRDACARLEVDSAGFDEMDRRLLRVIIEDYEGGPVGVETLAAALGEPRDTIEDVYEPYLLQQGYLGRTPRGRVATKKAFAHLGIALTGETGSPVSLPTQKKLF from the coding sequence ATGGCGAGCACCAAGTCCCGGTCGAAAACGCCGCCCGAAGCCCCGGTTGATCGCGCTCTCGACGCCGCCGTCCAAGGGGACGACGTTCGTTTCGACCGCACCTTGCGACCGCAGCGGTTCGACGATTACATCGGGCAGAGCAAGCACAAGGAGAACCTTCGCGTCTTCGTCGAGGCGGCGCGCCAGCGCGGCGAACCGCTCGACCATCTCTTGCTTTGCGGTCCGCCCGGCCTTGGTAAGACCACCCTGGCGCAGATCCTCGCGCACGAAATGGGGGTCGAGCTCCACATGACCAACGGCCCGGTGGTGGAGCACAAGGGATCGCTCGCGGGGTTGCTCACCAAGCTGCAGCCGCGCGACATTCTGTTCATCGACGAGATCCACCGGCTCAATCCCGTCGTCGAAGAAAGCCTCTACCCGGCCATGGAGGACTTTCGCATCGACGTCATGACGGGGGAGGGGGCCTTCTCCTCCTCGCTGCAGATCCCCGTCAGCCCGTTTACGTTGGTGGGCGCCACCACGCGCACCGGCCTTTTGACCGCGCCACTCTTTTCACGATTCGGTCACGTTCTGCGCCTCGATTTTTACCCGCCGGAAGATCTTGCCCGCATCGTGATGCGCAGCGCCGGCCTGCTCGAGGTGACCATCGATCCGCGCGCCGCCGACGAGATTGCACTGCGCTCGCGCGGCACGCCGCGCATTGCCAATCGCCTTTTGCGCCGCGTTCGCGACTTTGCCCAAGTCCTCGGCACGGGAAAAATCGACATTCCCATCGTGCGCGACGCGTGCGCCCGGTTGGAAGTCGACAGCGCCGGTTTCGACGAAATGGACCGGCGTTTACTGCGGGTCATCATCGAAGACTACGAGGGCGGTCCGGTGGGGGTGGAGACATTGGCCGCCGCATTGGGCGAGCCCCGGGACACGATCGAGGACGTTTACGAGCCGTATTTGCTGCAGCAAGGCTATTTGGGGAGGACGCCCCGGGGCCGCGTGGCCACGAAAAAGGCGTTCGCGCACCTGGGGATAGCGCTCACTGGAGAAACCGGGTCCCCGGTGTCACTGCCGACCCAGAAAAAGCTTTTCTAA
- a CDS encoding PAS domain S-box protein — MSRHVLCQALTQAELRHVAVGSGSEALQKIREVDPCIVVLDLVMPPPDGYEILGHLRAQPETRDLPVVVLTALDADNEIARAFEAGADDFVRKPFKPVELVARIRGQLRLRAVMEELARKEKDAQVVLELTQALASNLDFRGILFTVVQRIAEVAKVDRVSIVLVSEQADLGYVVAASDNAELRDLPIDLSKYPEIRQVLDTGEPLVITDAETHPLLEIVRHGARAHAGARAFASIAILPILYEGRPMGVLFVRSKSTFAFGEHELALCKTVSNAMAIALRNARVLQSLRDQTQKVNVARFEAERRLRSLQRYADFFESSADGIVVIDSEGRLLFSNPKAREITGYSETDFRGRRLGDMFDETDIAKARELRDGFAQGHFPRGVDVRIRNKEGQQATLSINFNSVLREEGVVLCSFRDVTHERTVEADLVKTRDFLRRIIDTSGDAIISADMQGRVLVFNNAAERIYGRPTREVIGSDVRELYPPGVARNIMRMIREGGGRIEGVRTEVLDREKNRVPVALSAAFLYEQETLVGSVGIFTDLREKVRMEQRLAQAQEQLLAQERQAIVAELAGAAAHELNQPLTSVMAYAELIKRRLDAESPVFAAVDVIFNEAERMAEIVRKIGKITRYETKAYVGQAKILDLDKASDEGEDNSVAAALGKAGD, encoded by the coding sequence GTGAGCCGACACGTTCTGTGTCAAGCCCTCACTCAGGCCGAGTTGCGCCATGTGGCCGTGGGCTCCGGCAGCGAAGCGCTGCAGAAGATCCGCGAGGTCGACCCGTGCATCGTGGTGCTCGACTTGGTCATGCCTCCGCCGGATGGCTATGAAATCCTTGGCCATTTGCGGGCACAGCCCGAAACACGCGACCTGCCGGTCGTCGTTCTGACGGCACTCGACGCCGACAACGAGATCGCCCGCGCCTTCGAGGCCGGCGCCGATGACTTCGTGCGCAAGCCGTTCAAACCGGTCGAGCTCGTTGCCCGCATCCGGGGCCAGCTGCGCCTGCGCGCGGTCATGGAGGAGCTGGCGCGCAAAGAAAAAGACGCCCAGGTCGTTCTCGAGCTCACCCAGGCCCTCGCCTCCAACCTCGACTTCCGCGGCATCCTCTTCACCGTCGTCCAGCGCATCGCAGAGGTGGCCAAGGTCGACCGCGTGTCCATCGTTCTGGTCAGCGAGCAGGCGGATCTCGGCTACGTCGTCGCCGCCTCGGACAATGCCGAGCTGCGCGATCTGCCCATCGATCTCTCGAAGTACCCGGAGATTCGCCAGGTTCTCGACACCGGCGAGCCTCTGGTCATCACCGACGCCGAGACACACCCTCTGCTCGAAATCGTGCGCCATGGTGCGCGCGCACATGCCGGGGCGCGCGCATTCGCATCCATTGCCATTCTGCCCATTCTTTACGAGGGGCGCCCCATGGGCGTGCTCTTCGTGCGCTCCAAGAGCACCTTCGCCTTCGGCGAGCACGAGCTCGCGCTCTGCAAAACCGTGTCCAACGCCATGGCCATCGCCCTGCGCAACGCGCGCGTGCTGCAGTCGCTGCGCGATCAGACGCAAAAGGTGAACGTGGCGCGCTTCGAGGCCGAGCGTCGTCTGCGTTCGCTGCAGCGCTACGCGGACTTCTTCGAGAGCTCCGCCGACGGCATCGTGGTCATCGACAGCGAAGGCCGTCTGCTCTTTTCCAATCCGAAGGCGCGCGAAATCACGGGCTACTCCGAGACGGATTTCCGCGGGCGGCGTCTCGGCGACATGTTCGACGAAACGGACATCGCCAAGGCGCGCGAGCTGCGCGACGGTTTTGCCCAGGGCCATTTCCCGCGCGGCGTCGACGTGCGCATCCGCAACAAGGAAGGCCAGCAGGCCACCTTGAGCATCAACTTCAACTCCGTGCTTCGCGAAGAGGGCGTCGTGCTCTGTAGCTTCCGCGACGTGACGCACGAGCGCACCGTCGAAGCCGATTTGGTGAAGACGCGCGACTTCCTCCGCCGCATCATCGACACCTCGGGCGATGCGATCATCAGCGCGGACATGCAGGGCCGCGTCCTCGTCTTCAACAACGCCGCCGAGCGCATTTATGGACGCCCCACGCGCGAAGTCATCGGTTCCGACGTGCGCGAGCTCTACCCACCGGGTGTCGCGCGCAACATCATGCGGATGATCCGCGAGGGTGGCGGCCGCATCGAGGGCGTTCGCACGGAAGTCCTCGATCGGGAGAAAAACCGCGTCCCCGTGGCGCTATCGGCGGCGTTTCTCTACGAACAGGAGACGCTGGTCGGTTCGGTGGGTATCTTCACCGACTTGCGTGAGAAGGTTCGCATGGAGCAACGTCTCGCCCAGGCGCAAGAGCAATTGCTTGCGCAGGAGCGGCAGGCCATCGTGGCCGAGCTTGCTGGTGCGGCCGCGCACGAACTCAATCAGCCGCTAACCAGTGTGATGGCGTATGCGGAACTGATCAAACGTCGCCTCGACGCCGAGTCTCCCGTGTTTGCCGCGGTCGATGTCATTTTCAACGAGGCCGAGCGAATGGCCGAAATCGTCCGAAAAATCGGGAAGATCACCCGGTACGAAACGAAGGCGTACGTTGGCCAAGCCAAGATTTTGGATCTGGACAAGGCGAGCGACGAGGGGGAAGACAACAGCGTAGCCGCGGCACTCGGGAAGGCGGGCGATTGA
- a CDS encoding ATP-binding protein — MAQKKPGDPVSAPPLSDVQQRSSDVVFTDREEVSTSSRMRGAGPESGLSRQLDVGLDPQDSRLRGFVDREAAFDLLIQLACDLPVADGDEAVVRAMVNGLAEILPMCGVGVCFVENPVMVKVLGAAMQARDMRQRIILHHGPGEHAHDRVDPTRLFPDYPSEVIVEIPGDSDGATLHAAFQEDNVAGKEALVSSILRRAAMVLKRGRQHAEAHAIAHAARHSVMTLNAQMVQAEKLASLGQIAAGMVHELNNPLTSIVAYTDYLTKRWMAKREHADPDELERLRRIGESAHRLLRFTRDLVTYARPAGEIPIPVVLHGVIDQALVFCEHLLGETSTRVERRFGDGVLPVRGLPEQLTQVFVNLITNACHAMPRGGILTISTELVDAERSVRVVVADTGCGILLEDQARIFTPFFTTKKDGKGTGLGLAIVKSIVETHNGNIAVESEPDRGATFALVLPVATR; from the coding sequence ATGGCGCAGAAAAAACCGGGCGATCCCGTTTCGGCGCCGCCGCTTTCGGACGTTCAGCAGCGAAGCAGCGACGTGGTCTTCACGGATCGTGAGGAGGTTTCGACATCGAGCCGGATGCGCGGGGCGGGGCCCGAGTCCGGGCTCTCGCGGCAGCTCGATGTCGGTCTGGATCCGCAGGATTCGCGCCTGCGTGGTTTCGTCGATCGCGAGGCGGCGTTCGACCTGCTGATTCAGCTAGCGTGCGACCTGCCCGTGGCCGACGGCGACGAGGCGGTGGTGCGGGCCATGGTGAACGGCCTGGCCGAGATCCTGCCGATGTGCGGCGTGGGGGTGTGCTTCGTCGAGAACCCCGTGATGGTGAAGGTGCTCGGCGCCGCCATGCAGGCCCGCGACATGCGCCAGCGGATCATTTTGCATCATGGCCCGGGCGAGCATGCGCACGATCGGGTCGATCCGACGCGCTTGTTTCCGGATTATCCGAGTGAGGTCATCGTCGAGATCCCCGGCGACAGCGACGGGGCCACGCTGCATGCGGCATTCCAAGAGGACAATGTCGCCGGCAAAGAGGCCTTGGTCTCGAGCATTCTGCGCCGCGCAGCCATGGTGCTCAAGCGCGGACGGCAGCACGCCGAGGCGCATGCCATCGCGCACGCCGCGCGCCATTCCGTGATGACGCTGAATGCACAAATGGTGCAGGCGGAGAAGCTTGCCTCGCTCGGGCAGATTGCCGCGGGCATGGTGCACGAGCTCAATAATCCGCTGACATCGATTGTCGCATATACCGATTATCTGACGAAGCGGTGGATGGCCAAACGCGAGCACGCGGACCCCGACGAACTCGAGCGGCTGCGCCGCATCGGCGAATCGGCCCACCGTCTTTTGCGCTTCACGCGCGATTTGGTGACCTATGCGCGCCCCGCCGGGGAAATCCCGATCCCCGTGGTGTTGCATGGCGTGATTGACCAAGCCTTGGTCTTTTGCGAGCACCTTTTGGGCGAAACGAGCACGCGCGTCGAACGCCGTTTCGGCGATGGCGTCCTACCCGTGCGTGGATTGCCCGAGCAGCTCACCCAGGTTTTCGTGAATCTGATCACCAATGCCTGCCACGCGATGCCGCGCGGCGGAATCCTCACCATCTCCACCGAGCTAGTCGACGCCGAGCGCTCCGTGCGCGTGGTGGTGGCCGACACGGGCTGCGGCATTTTGCTCGAAGACCAAGCGCGCATCTTCACCCCCTTCTTCACCACGAAGAAAGACGGCAAGGGCACGGGCCTGGGGCTCGCCATCGTGAAGAGCATCGTCGAGACGCACAACGGCAACATCGCCGTGGAGAGCGAACCCGATCGCGGCGCCACCTTCGCATTGGTGTTGCCTGTAGCTACCCGCTGA